The Eremothecium cymbalariae DBVPG#7215 chromosome 8, complete sequence genome has a window encoding:
- the MAD3 gene encoding Mad3p (similar to Ashbya gossypii AGR315C), producing MSEGSLKLSHFDDLESHKENIVPLRDGRSAKRLSESLQQSIKDLAEIRLSYEKRLMEELEEIDDPLELYLDYISWINDAYPQGATNKQSGMVDIMERCLNYFKDVDIYKNDPRYLKIWIWYIELFVHGLQEKKDIFVHLLRRKIGEKLALYYEEFANLLCQRREFGNALHILKRGIEHNSRPLQRLRKTLTEVEQKLHEDGYGVDDLRSTEDLSELNSDLILGRGRSEIYQGHPIVRRPASSNSGKMQIFKDELQQDSEGIGWKQSGWEHIDIKEERGKENKLQSVPITSGVKTEKLAQLPVIKRDIEKLPIFQDSLGRSDPVYKILEQAGRKPEKIDCNFNLLYPADGEEFCIEEILAIARNVYYKKNSAKVNHSTPNRSTPNRNKRRKPVLQDKVETPTQHVSSPNQIEINSPEYKKVTTTSILPLKDENVEDNTNYSEGKPRSPTVTMFSKDAMKEVYSMFNQNYADPKHLSDNDDTTSKFAVFENFTEEFTRKNMDDLTEVKPSDVETTPYRDEEQKDSGTSKEVITPTYKSKLQDYMTPIQERTESTFRMMTSQEDGGAFRRQSDVLSVNTAESSPFLTQPQDPNIIHQGIVNNPLSNTLRTELLQSLQPGLYTYENYYEYTQPLKMSALLKKIHKVTKNVNKNPIVDFKKTNDLYCIRSKLGEGGYATVYLAESSTGQLRALKVEKPASVWEFYILKQVEKRLERSIILKSIINVGALHCFQDESYLVLNYASQGTILDLINLEKRRSGSPLDECLCMFITVELMKVIQCIHEVGIIHGDVKPDNCMIRFEYCDLLGDYNPYGQNGWSSKGIFLIDFGRSFDLTLFPMGTKFTANWATDQQDCPEMRESKPWSYEADYYGLAGIIHAMLFGKYIETTKFRDGTYKLSNSLKRYWKKDIWAPLFDVLLNSGKHGDQLPIISKLENHRSQIEKYLERETSTKLRNMILTLESELSRFKQ from the coding sequence ATGTCCGAGGGATCACTTAAGCTTTCCCATTTTGATGACTTGGAATCAcacaaagaaaatattgttCCATTGAGAGATGGTCGATCTGCAAAACGACTAAGTGAGTCCTTACAACAATCTATAAAAGATCTTGCAGAAATAAGACTGTCATATGAGAAGCGACTTATGGAGGAACTTGAGGAAATAGATGACCCATTGGAGTTATATCTTGATTATATATCATGGATTAACGATGCATACCCTCAGGGTGCCACAAATAAACAAAGTGGGATGGTGGATATAATGGAACGTTGTTTGAATTACTTTAAGGACGTtgatatatacaaaaatgATCCTAggtatttgaaaatatggATCTGGTATATTGAATTATTTGTGCATGGGttgcaagaaaaaaaggacATATTTGTGCATCTATTGAGGAGGAAGATTGGAGAGAAGTTGGCATTGTATTATGAGGAGTTTGCTAACTTGCTTTGCCAACGTAGGGAGTTTGGCAATGCCCTCCATATTTTGAAACGTGGTATTGAACATAATTCTAGACCTTTACAAAGACTTCGAAAGACTTTAACAGAGGTGGAACAAAAATTACATGAGGATGGTTATGGGGTTGATGATTTGCGTTCTACCGAAGACCTTTCGGAATTGAATTCTGATCTTATTTTGGGTAGAGGAAGATCAGAAATATATCAAGGGCATCCTATAGTTAGACGGCCGGCTTCTTCTAATAGTGGCAAGATGCAAatctttaaagatgaattaCAACAGGATTCGGAAGGCATCGGTTGGAAGCAATCGGGATGGGAGCATATAGATATAAAGGAGGAGAGGGggaaagaaaacaaactgCAGTCAGTTCCAATCACATCAGGTGTAAAGACTGAAAAATTAGCGCAGCTACCTGTAATTAAGCGTGACATTGAAAAACTTCCCATATTTCAGGATTCCTTGGGAAGAAGTGACCCAGTGTACAAAATCTTGGAACAAGCTGGAAGAAAACCCGAGAAGATAGACTGTAACTTTAACCTTCTATACCCGGCTGATGGTGAGGAGTTTTGCATTGAGGAGATTTTGGCAATCGCTAGAAATGTTTACTATAAGAAAAATAGTGCTAAGGTGAATCACTCTACTCCCAACCGGAGCACTCCAAACAGGAACAAAAGGAGAAAACCTGTATTGCAAGATAAGGTAGAGACTCCCACACAACATGTTTCATCCCCAAATCAAATAGAAATTAATTCGCCTGAATACAAAAAGGTAACAACCACATCGATTCTTCCTTTGAAGGACGAAAATGTGGAGGACAATACTAATTATTCTGAAGGAAAACCGAGATCACCAACTGTTACTATGTTTTCAAAGGACGCTATGAAAGAAGTGTACTCAATGTTTAACCAAAACTACGCAGATCCTAAGCACTTATCAGATAATGACGATACCACTAGTAAATTTGCCGTTTTTGAGAACTTTACAGAGGAATTTACAAGGAAGAATATGGATGATTTAACAGAAGTTAAACCATCTGACGTTGAGACAACTCCATATAGAgatgaagaacaaaaagatTCGGGAACATCAAAGGAAGTTATAACACCAACTTACAAGAGCAAACTTCAAGATTATATGACACCTATTCAGGAACGTACGGAGTCCACTTTCAGAATGATGACAAGTCAGGAGGATGGAGGAGCATTCCGAAGGCAGAGTGATGTGTTATCAGTTAATACAGCCGAAAGTTCGCCTTTTCTGACACAACCTCAGGATCCAAATATAATTCACCAGGGAATTGTAAATAATCCACTTAGCAATACATTAAGGACAGAATTGCTACAGTCATTGCAGCCGGGTTTATATACTTACGAAAATTACTACGAATATACACAACCTTTAAAAATGAGCGCccttttaaaaaaaattcataaaGTCACGAAGAATGTTAATAAGAATCCAATTGTCGATTTCAAGAAAACGAATGATTTGTATTGTATCCGTAGCAAATTAGGTGAAGGTGGGTATGCCACTGTTTACTTGGCTGAATCAAGCACTGGACAATTAAGGGCTTTGAAAGTTGAAAAACCAGCAAGCGTTTGggaattttatattttgaagcaaGTTGAAAAGAGATTAGAACGTTCcataattttgaaatcaatTATAAACGTTGGTGCATTGCATTGTTTTCAAGATGAAAGTTACTTGGTATTAAATTACGCTAGCCAAGGCACTATATTAGACTTAATCAATCTggagaaaagaagatctGGGTCTCCATTGGATGAATGTTTATGTATGTTTATTACTGTTGAGTTGATGAAAGTTATACAGTGTATTCATGAAGTTGGAATAATTCATGGGGATGTAAAACCAGACAATTGTATGATACGTTTCGAGTATTGCGATTTATTGGGAGATTATAATCCCTATGGCCAGAACGGTTGGTCCAGCAAGGGTATCTTTCTAATCGATTTTGGTAGATCGTTTGATTTAACACTATTCCCAATGGGAACCAAGTTTACTGCAAACTGGGCCACTGATCAGCAGGATTGTCCAGAAATGAGGGAAAGTAAACCATGGAGTTATGAAGCAGATTATTATGGGTTAGCAGGTATCATACATGCAATGCTATTTGGTAAATATATTGAGACCACTAAATTTCGAGATGGTACGTACAAGTTATCTAATAGCTTGAAAAGGTATTGGAAGAAAGATATATGGGCCCCATTATTTGATGTTTTACTGAATAGTGGTAAACATGGAGACCAACTTCCtataatttcaaaacttgAAAACCACAGGTCACAAATCGAAAAGTATCTTGAACGAGAGACGAGCACCAAATTGAGAAATATGATCCTCACACTAGAATCTGAATTATCTAGATTTAAACAATAA